The Lentimicrobiaceae bacterium genomic sequence TTCGAAAAAGAAGGCATAGTGGTTGGATATTTCCATATTTCGATTTTATACAAACCTTCTACCTCATTAAATTGAGTTCCAGGCAGATTGAACTGTTTGTCCCATATTGCTCGTGTTTCAAATTGTTCGGAGTTCAAATGTGAATATTGCGACAAAGCATTTACTCCACTAATATTGAAATTTCCTTCAGGTATGGCATCACAATACAAAACCTTCTTTACTGGCGATGACAAATAGTTTTGTGCTTTCGCCCAGAGTTCCCGTTTATAACCGCCAAATCGTATATGCTTAATTCCAGTGTTATCTTTTATTTCTGTGCTACACAACTTACAATCTTCAAGGTTAGCAACGGCACGTGCCAAAGCTACATAGTTATATGGCATGATTTGCTCAAAATCTTTGATCGTATATTCTTCTTTTGGTTTTTCTGACAGAAGATAATATAATAACAGATATTGTGCTGCAGGGGTTAATTTTGCAGGGTTCTTTTCCTTCTTTTTTGCTTGAACATTCACAATCAATGAAGGTAAGAATGCATATTTATCTGAGATAATAAAATAAACACCTTGGCTTATCAGACGTTCCCGTTCGTAATAGGTTAATGAATCCAATATGACAACTACCGGCATACCCACCAAAATTTCAGCCTGTTTGGTAATCTGTTTATATTTCAGGGGTGTTAAGGATTGTTGTCCATTTTTCGCTTGAATTACACACAACGACTGATTGTTGAACTCCATCGTATAAAAGGAAAACCTCAAAAACATATCAGCATTAATCCCTCGAAGCTTGTCACGTTGCATCGGGATTAATTCTGTCTGAATGCCTAAAATTGAAATTACATTACTCATAATCAAATAATATCACAATAAATTGCACCATTATCAACAACAATGATAATGGTGCAAAAATAAGGATAATAATTGAATTTGCAAATTCATAGTGCAAATAAAAGGGAATAAATTAAACCAACTGTTGCAACATTGGCAATCCGGAGGGCTTTTCTTTTCTTCCTGGTTGAAGAAAAATGGATATTCCGACCAATTAATGCAGTAATACCGGAAATCAGGCTGGTTCTCCTTGCTATCTAAAGGAGTCATGTATAGAACGGGAGATAAACTGTCTCCTTATATGGCAATATCCAGTTACAACACCCAAATGAATAAAAAATTCTATGCCTTCGATCCACCTTTAACCAATTGAACCCCACTTAATCCCAATGTTTGCAGACCCTCGATCCGCGTTTTAAAACCCAAAAATCTTTTAGAATAGCTTCATGGTTGCAATTCTAACTTATCTCCCTAAAAGCCCCGTATCACTTTTTCTCCTCTGGTGGGATCTCGATTCTTCTCAGTAATTATCCTTCCGTAGTATTCATATCCGTCTTTTCAACTAACCTTATTGGTAAGCTCATCGGTAATCCGTGCCGAAATAGATTCTCGGTTTTGAGTCATTCCTGAGGCTGACCTGGATTTCCAAGAAAAGTATCAGGTAAAATTCTACGCTAAGAAAGTATATCTCTTCACGTACCGGTCCCCTCATTCAAGGATTTTCCCGGCATATACTCGCTGTGTTGCGTTATTCCAGTTCCTCTTTGACTGCCCCTCCCAATCTCCACTGGTTTCTTGCATATAATTTTTAACCTTTAAATTACTTGTCATGAAAATTTTAACCAGATCAGCCGCAGCAAAAAATGAACAAAACGCCCGTTTCTACTTCACACAAGACAGAACTACCGATTCCAAAAGCCTTCAGGTTTGGGAAGAAGAAAATCAGGAATACGCATCCTGGAAACTTACAGAAGACAGAGAAGAATCTGCTTCAAACTAACATACAAAAGCTCCTTACGGGGCTTTTTTTTGGTCGATGTTACTTGCTTGCTATGTTTTAGAAAGTAGCAGTTACACTCAAATTACCCCGCAAAGTTATTGATCGCCGATCGGAACAGTAAAGGGCCTTGCGGATCCCTCCAATCATTTCCAAGCGATAGATCCTCCAGTCGCTTTCGCGTTCAGGTCAGTTTGATCAATCCTTCACAAACAGACATTCACCCATTGACCTAATCCGACCGGCTCAATATGCTCTGCTTTTAATTTAACTGTAACGGCGAGCCAGAAGCCCAAATAAATCCGTAAGGCAGCGGTGAAAATCAATGAAACAAAATTCTCGCATGAAATTTTACACAAGTGATTCCATTTTATTATCGGTTGAAGACAGACCTCGAAACAAAATGCTTAGCAGAGGACTGGCTGCTATCACTGACAGTGAATTAGTCTCCATATTGTTATCATCAGGTAATACGGCAGAAGTATCCGTTTCGCTTGCCACTCAAATACTTCACTCTGTAAATTTCAACCTTAATGCCCTTGCTAAACTTTCAACTTATGAGCTGTCGAAATTTCCGGGAATGGGATCAGCAAAAGCAAGTATTTTGGTTGCTTGTATGGAATTGGGCAGGCGAAGAAATCAGTCAGAGGCCTTAGATAACGCTCAAATAAAAGGAAGCAGAGATGCAGCTAATTACCTGCGACCTGAGATAGGTGATCTTCCGTACGAAGAGTTTTGGGTGTTGTATCTCAATCGTCAGAACAAAGTAATTGACAAGCAAAAACTGAGTCAGGGAGGAATGACTGGTACCGTAATCGATGTGCGATTGGTATTGAAATCTGCACTTGAGAAGCATGCCACATCTTTAATCTTCTGCCATAATCATCCTTCTGGAAATTTGGATCCAAGTGAAGCTGACAAGAGAATAACACGTCAGCTTAAAGAGGCTGCTGCCATAATGGATATCCCGGTCATAGATCATTTGATTGTCACCCAATCTGGATATTTCAGCTTTGCTGATGAAGGCTTATTATAAATTCACCGGCGTGCCAGATGCCACAACAAGACCCAAGGGCATGGGCAAAAAAACTATGTCTGAGCATGTACACAAATTCTATCCGGAAATCACTTGTACGGTGGTATCAGAAACCAACAAAGGTTTCAAAGTTCTGCAGAATGACCCTCGCCACAAAAAGAAACCTAAAGTAGCTTTCTATTCATTTCTGGATTTTAGCAACGACAAAGGTGTTTGGATCAGGAAATAAGATTTGATTTTTTTCAATCGGCGCGCTTGAAGCCATCAAAAGTCCGAAAGGCATCGGCAAAACAATTATGACCCGTTATTCAAAAGATCCCCGGCAGATCAGTGCCAAATTCTCATCCAAATGCTGCAAATGCAAAATCAGAATCCCAAAGGGCAGCACCATTTATTACTGGCCGTCCTCGGGAGAGGTGTTTTGCACAAGTTGTGGAGACGCACCGTTTCGTCAGTTTCTCTCTTCGGTAGCCGATGAAGAGGTCTATGCAGGCAGTGGAAATCCTTATGCTTACTAAATTAAAGGGGAATTTTCCCCTTTTTTGTTCGTTAAATTTTAACTCCCCAAATTAAACCCTTACTCAACTTCGATTTCCCTTATCCGGAAGATCCCTGACCAGCTTCAATTTTTTGTACATGCTCCTTTTGCAGGGTTATTTATCTTATCGGCATTTCCTTCCTCTGCCCTAATACACTGGTAAAGCCCTTCAAGTTCTCAGCCATTTTAGCTGCCCCAAAGGCAACATACTTCCCTTCAAAAAGCAAATTTATTCAGCTCATTTACCGTTTTTTTCACTTGCTAACCCTTCCTGGCTCCTATCCAACTGGTTTTTACAGTTTGGCCCCCATGATATATTTTGGTTTAAATTATACACGAAGAAAGTGCATCCCTTCACGTACCGGTCCCCTCATTCAAGGATTTTCCCGGCATATACTCTCTACCCTCCGTTATTCCAGTTCCTCCTTGACTGCCCCTCCCGAGCTTCACTGATTTCTTGCATATAATTTTAAAACTAAAAATTTATTATCATGAAAACTTTCGTAAAAAACTACATTGGAAAAGGAAAACAAGTCGCCGGATTATCAATCGTAAGAGTTACCTGCAAACTCGAGGATCTTCAAAAATTTGCCTTCGAATATAAGGGCACCAAATATGTCGCCTTCGAAGTAGCAAAAATGAAACAAGCCGACGAATTCGGAAGAGATTACACAGTTTATGTATCTCAGGCAGAAGAAGAAAAAACAGAAAAGCCTGCCAAATCACCCGATGCAAAAGCACCAAGAAAACAAAAAGAAATTATGGAGCCGGTCACCGGAGACGATCTTCCTTTCTAAGGCAAAAAGAGCCTTGCCGAGCAAGGTTTTTTTATGGTCGCCATTTTAACCCCATCTGAGAAATAAGCTGTTACACTCAGAGACTGTTTAAATTTTATTTTTGAATTCTGTTAAGCATTAATTTGATCATTGCAAATTGAATCATTGCCTCGCTTGTATCTATAAGATATTCAAAGTCTTTACTAAGTCTTCGATAACTTTCAAACCAGGCAAACGTTCTTTCGACAACCCATCTTTGGGGTGTCACGACAAATTTGCTCGAATGGTCTGGCCGTAAGACAATTTCAAGTATCCAGCCGAATGCTATTTTGGTCTTCTCAATGAGTTCACCACGATAACCTCCATCAGCAACGATCTTGACTAATCTTTCGAACCTACCTTTCAACAGGGCAATCACATCAGTTGCACCTTTGCTGTCTTGCACGTTTGCAGCATGTACAATAACTGCAAGAAGCAAGCCCATCATCGTATCAGTAATGATGTGGCGTTTGCGTCCTTTGATCATTTTACCACCGTCAATCTCCTCTGTTTTTACCACCTAGCCTTGTTGTCTTAACAGACTGGCTATCAATGAGAGCCAAACCAGGAGAGATTTCTTTCCCCGCTTTTTTGCGTATTTTGTCACGTAACAACTCATGTATTTGTTCGATGACACCGGTGTTCTTCCATTTGGTAAAATAGTAATAAACTAACTCCCATTTTGGAAAACAGCCTGGCAACATACGCCATTGGCAGCCTGTTTTTAAGCAAATAAAAGATCGCATTGAAAATATCTCCCAAAGAATGTTCTCTTTTGCGGCTATCTCTTAAAATGCCTTGTAATAGCATCCATTGGCTATCAGTAATGTCTGATGAATAGTGTTTCATGTGTCTTAACAGTTTGTAAACCATTAAGTTAATGAATATTATTCAATTAAACTACTGATAGTCAATGTTTTATATTGTTATTTTATAAATTTAAACAGTCTCTGAGCTTTTTGAAAGAAAAATACAAACAATACACTAATAACGAGAAGGTTAATTTTCATTTTTCAATGTATCTATCATGGCCGCAAGGTTTTCAACTGGTACATTGGCCTGTATATTATGAACGGTGTTAAATACGAATCCTCCATTCTTTCCCAATATATTACACTGTTCATTCACTTGTTTCTTTACATCATCAGGTGTCCCAAAGGCTAAAACTTTTTGAGTATCAACTCCTCCTCCCCAGAATACCAGGCGATCACCATATTTTTTTTTCAAATTTTTAGAATCCATCCCTGTAGCGTTGAATTGCACTGGATTCAGTATGTCGAATCCCGCTCCAATTAGGTTATCGATTAAAGGTTCTACTGCCCCGCAGGAATGCTTGAAAGTTTTCCATTGGGTGTTGGCATGTATCCAGTCATTCATTTTACGATAGAATGGTGCATATACCTCTTCAAAGTCCTCTTTAGAGCAAAACTGGGAATTTTGGGTGCCAAAATCATTGCCGCAAATAAACACGGCATCTACAGCATTTCCAACAACATGAAAAATTTTACTCAGATTTCTCACTGCTATATCTGTTTGCTTTTCAAAAACCTCCATAACATATTCTCTCCTCATCATGATAGACATATACCATTCGGCTACATCGCGGATGCCTTTGGATTGAAGTAAGCCGGTTCCAGGTACTAGACC encodes the following:
- the radC gene encoding DNA repair protein RadC; its protein translation is MKQNSRMKFYTSDSILLSVEDRPRNKMLSRGLAAITDSELVSILLSSGNTAEVSVSLATQILHSVNFNLNALAKLSTYELSKFPGMGSAKASILVACMELGRRRNQSEALDNAQIKGSRDAANYLRPEIGDLPYEEFWVLYLNRQNKVIDKQKLSQGGMTGTVIDVRLVLKSALEKHATSLIFCHNHPSGNLDPSEADKRITRQLKEAAAIMDIPVIDHLIVTQSGYFSFADEGLL
- a CDS encoding methyltransferase, which encodes MTSKERLQTVLNHKQADKIVVDFGSTPTTGIHVLAIENLRRYYGLEKKPVKVIEPFQMLGEVEADLQDVLGIDVIGISPQNNMFGFANEDWKEFRTFWGQTVLVPGKFNTSYDRDGSLLLYPQGNTIVPPSGRMPESSYFFDAIIRQQPIDDNALNPDDNLEEFGFVSESDLVYWDQQVKEASKTGKGIIANFGGTAVGDIGLVPGTGLLQSKGIRDVAEWYMSIMMRREYVMEVFEKQTDIAVRNLSKIFHVVGNAVDAVFICGNDFGTQNSQFCSKEDFEEVYAPFYRKMNDWIHANTQWKTFKHSCGAVEPLIDNLIGAGFDILNPVQFNATGMDSKNLKKKYGDRLVFWGGGVDTQKVLAFGTPDDVKKQVNEQCNILGKNGGFVFNTVHNIQANVPVENLAAMIDTLKNEN